One Phycisphaerae bacterium RAS2 DNA window includes the following coding sequences:
- a CDS encoding FRG domain protein → MGPREMRTGQWKDENLGPVDAVIARLNSLSAYGAFRGQANNEYDLCPTLLRKDECGKPKIEAPEKREVELLSSFCDKARIYFYGPERLYADRRNLLLALPLARHYSVPTRALDWTRDPLIAAYFACASEENEINADGVVWWFDGRHHDREGAFELSLKDHWITHQFKRNISGEVDLSRLFEKDGLPDRRFVTKVYYPPVLDRMTKQKAFLTVAGELQVNQQTMIHSLSKGCCGRVTFPAAIKRDLLRELGLMGIHATALGDTIIDRIGASLH, encoded by the coding sequence ATGGGGCCGCGAGAAATGCGTACTGGGCAGTGGAAAGACGAGAATCTTGGGCCGGTCGATGCTGTGATTGCGAGACTGAATTCGCTTTCGGCATACGGTGCGTTTCGAGGGCAGGCGAACAACGAATACGATCTATGTCCGACGCTGCTTCGCAAAGACGAGTGTGGTAAGCCGAAGATTGAAGCCCCTGAAAAACGCGAAGTCGAACTCCTGTCGTCCTTTTGCGATAAAGCGAGAATCTATTTTTATGGCCCGGAGCGCCTGTACGCAGACAGGAGGAATCTTCTGCTCGCCTTGCCGTTGGCTCGGCATTACAGCGTGCCGACCAGGGCACTCGATTGGACGCGAGACCCGTTGATCGCCGCCTACTTTGCCTGTGCTAGCGAAGAAAATGAAATAAATGCCGACGGCGTCGTCTGGTGGTTCGATGGCAGGCACCATGATCGAGAAGGAGCGTTCGAATTATCGCTTAAGGATCATTGGATTACTCACCAATTCAAGCGCAACATCTCCGGAGAAGTCGATCTTTCCCGGCTTTTCGAAAAGGACGGCTTGCCCGATCGCCGATTTGTAACGAAAGTCTATTACCCACCCGTCCTTGACAGGATGACAAAACAGAAGGCGTTCCTGACGGTGGCCGGTGAACTTCAAGTCAACCAGCAGACGATGATCCATTCGCTTTCAAAGGGGTGTTGCGGTCGAGTGACCTTCCCCGCGGCAATTAAGCGGGACTTGCTACGCGAGCTTGGTCTAATGGGGATCCATGCAACCGCATTAGGCGATACGATTATTGACCGGATTGGCGCATCATTGCACTAG
- a CDS encoding YcfA-like protein: protein MSRLPTLSGRELVSILQRLGYAVVRQRGSHMRLRHPTDPSRKPTTVPDHRELKPGTLHAILRDAALTVEQLREML from the coding sequence ATGAGCCGCCTTCCCACGCTTTCCGGGAGGGAACTGGTTTCGATTTTGCAGCGCCTTGGATACGCTGTTGTGCGACAGCGCGGTAGTCACATGCGGCTACGCCACCCGACTGATCCGTCCCGAAAACCGACAACCGTGCCCGACCATCGTGAATTGAAACCCGGCACGCTCCACGCGATCCTTCGCGACGCTGCGTTAACCGTCGAGCAACTTCGCGAGATGTTGTAG
- the hicB gene encoding Antitoxin HicB, producing MSHTFPVILIPQPDGGYFVDCPSLPGCHSQGDTRDEALENIREAIVLVLEDMAEKGEPVPVTANQPMLAEVQVTT from the coding sequence ATGTCGCACACATTCCCGGTTATTCTGATTCCCCAGCCTGACGGAGGCTACTTCGTCGATTGCCCCTCATTGCCCGGTTGCCATAGCCAGGGCGACACGCGTGATGAAGCGCTCGAGAACATCCGCGAGGCCATCGTCCTGGTCCTTGAAGACATGGCAGAAAAGGGCGAACCGGTTCCGGTGACCGCAAATCAGCCCATGCTCGCCGAGGTCCAAGTCACGACATGA
- the mqnE_1 gene encoding Aminodeoxyfutalosine synthase, translating into MSAISATPPTPSHGRGADHASSRISTDDLRAMYFDASIHELGRRAFDVTQRLHPEDYRTYVVDRNINYANWCTAKCIFCNFKADVPGQPSGRTDLPAGYTLSYDEIGRKIEELVAIGGTQILMQGGLVPGEGEAGLPFEWYLDLMRFIRRNFPAIHIHAFSPPEIFAFSQIFGMSIHDVLARLMEAGLDSVPGGGGEILSDRVRGKIGIGKTMTGEWLEVMRQCHILGMRTSCTMMFGHIETLDERLEHLRLLRDLQDESLARGNGGGFGAFICWTFQPDNTPLGRMRPLPETQERQDAKTPKPLNDGKHLLLADANEYLTMLALSRIYLDNIPNIQSSWVTMGPKIGQLALFFGANDMGSVMMEENVVSAAGTTYRLDEAMIRRLIEDAGWRAVKRDYHYRPIG; encoded by the coding sequence GTGAGTGCCATCTCCGCCACGCCGCCAACGCCTTCTCACGGTCGCGGCGCGGATCATGCGTCGTCGCGAATCTCGACCGACGATCTTCGCGCGATGTACTTCGACGCGTCAATCCACGAGCTGGGCCGGCGTGCCTTCGACGTGACACAACGACTGCATCCCGAGGATTACCGCACCTACGTCGTCGATCGCAACATCAACTACGCGAACTGGTGCACGGCCAAGTGCATCTTTTGCAATTTCAAGGCCGACGTGCCGGGGCAGCCCAGCGGCCGCACCGACCTGCCCGCGGGGTACACGTTGAGCTACGACGAGATCGGCCGAAAGATCGAGGAACTGGTCGCCATCGGCGGCACGCAGATTCTGATGCAGGGCGGCCTCGTGCCGGGCGAGGGCGAGGCGGGGCTGCCGTTCGAGTGGTATCTCGACTTGATGCGGTTCATCCGGCGGAACTTTCCGGCGATCCACATTCACGCGTTCAGCCCGCCGGAGATTTTCGCGTTCTCGCAAATTTTCGGCATGAGCATCCATGACGTGCTGGCGCGGCTGATGGAGGCGGGGCTGGACAGCGTGCCGGGCGGCGGCGGGGAGATCCTCTCCGACCGGGTGCGCGGGAAGATCGGGATCGGCAAGACCATGACCGGCGAGTGGCTGGAGGTGATGCGACAGTGCCACATTCTCGGCATGCGCACGAGCTGCACGATGATGTTCGGCCACATCGAAACGCTCGACGAGCGACTGGAGCATCTGCGGCTTCTGCGCGATTTGCAGGACGAGTCGCTGGCGCGGGGCAACGGCGGCGGGTTCGGAGCGTTCATTTGCTGGACGTTCCAACCGGACAACACGCCGCTGGGGCGGATGCGGCCGCTGCCTGAAACGCAAGAACGCCAAGACGCCAAGACGCCCAAGCCGCTCAACGACGGAAAGCACCTGCTGCTGGCCGATGCGAACGAATACCTCACGATGCTGGCGCTGTCGCGCATTTATTTAGACAATATACCGAACATCCAGTCGAGCTGGGTGACGATGGGCCCGAAGATCGGGCAGCTTGCCCTGTTCTTCGGGGCGAACGACATGGGCAGCGTGATGATGGAGGAGAACGTCGTCAGCGCCGCGGGCACGACCTATCGCCTCGACGAAGCCATGATCCGCCGGTTGATCGAAGACGCCGGCTGGCGCGCCGTGAAGCGGGATTACCACTACCGGCCGATTGGGTGA
- the mqnA gene encoding Chorismate dehydratase, with product MAPGTQAKHSDPVSTERSRDLSKPTVTLGVVSYLNALPLYSTLIGRERVAIRAAVPAKLAALLAAGECDCAMLPVVDYFRRKAELEPVGDGCIASDGETLTVRVFSRVPPDKVTRLCVDGESHTSVILAQVIWRELYGRALELVPLQRGDQSPSDTIRPVAESGSAADAPDSILLIGDKVIRQAPRGYGFEVDLGAAWKHLTGLPFVFAAWFGPRGRDDAALARLLGEARDAGVASASQIAEAAAAEHGWPKAIAVEYLCRTLKYTLTPAMREAMERFETLAWREGLL from the coding sequence ATGGCCCCCGGCACGCAGGCAAAACACAGCGACCCGGTTTCGACCGAGCGATCGCGCGACCTTTCGAAGCCCACCGTCACGCTCGGCGTCGTGTCGTATCTCAACGCCCTGCCGCTTTACAGCACCTTGATCGGCCGCGAGCGCGTGGCGATTCGCGCGGCGGTGCCGGCGAAGCTGGCGGCGCTGCTGGCGGCCGGCGAGTGCGACTGCGCAATGCTGCCGGTGGTGGACTACTTTCGGCGGAAGGCGGAACTGGAGCCGGTCGGCGACGGGTGCATCGCCAGCGACGGCGAAACGCTGACGGTGCGCGTGTTTTCGCGCGTGCCGCCTGACAAAGTGACGCGGCTGTGCGTCGATGGCGAATCGCATACTTCGGTGATTCTGGCGCAGGTGATCTGGCGGGAGCTGTATGGCCGAGCGCTGGAATTGGTTCCGCTGCAACGCGGCGACCAATCGCCAAGCGACACAATTCGACCGGTCGCGGAGAGCGGGAGCGCGGCCGATGCGCCGGATTCGATCCTGCTGATCGGCGACAAGGTGATCCGGCAGGCGCCGCGCGGGTACGGGTTCGAGGTTGATCTGGGCGCGGCGTGGAAGCACCTGACCGGGCTGCCGTTTGTGTTCGCGGCGTGGTTCGGCCCGCGCGGGCGCGACGATGCAGCGCTGGCGCGGTTGCTGGGCGAGGCACGGGACGCGGGGGTCGCTTCGGCCTCGCAGATCGCGGAGGCAGCGGCAGCGGAGCACGGCTGGCCGAAGGCGATCGCCGTGGAGTACCTGTGTCGCACGCTGAAGTACACGCTGACGCCGGCGATGCGCGAGGCGATGGAGCGGTTTGAGACGCTCGCATGGCGGGAGGGGCTGCTGTGA
- a CDS encoding Type I phosphodiesterase / nucleotide pyrophosphatase, with translation MPSVGCNPQREIHLNLGPTVQRPSAAVILFFVDGLDRDTMELLRTTGQLPNIDHLFEDSGVEVEHAVTSIPAVTYANTVSLFTGCLPGTHGIVGNTWFDPRELRAVDYITLRDYLTVNQDFSRKTIYEMLDDRLTFNVHCPTRRGAAVTLDNPVLKGAAFAVQRFANVDELVGGTIEEVGWVAWYEKRWPELLVHYFPGVDEIGHTYGASSHEYREALRNIDRQVGRVVRAVQREKVADRVYYILTSDHGHVPADPDHVIDMTAFLRDRCKLRVATTADVPAVITAASREARLAALEPFDAFLVDASHRHGVIHLRDDDGWGRRPSLDRIQHVLFPGGEFSGPPDLCRIRGIALVCHADGPDRVRIYSRRESAVIERRLPASDPNHPERSTLAEYRIAPDAAGRLPDPLRYRRNGLADFLAAGWHGSREWLAATADTEFPDFVPQIVEYFDSPRAGDVVVFTSGDFAFTGHHAGNHGSAVRRDMRIPMFFAGPGLKGDAEIPCARIVDIVPTILQMLGRDGRLEDLPPIDGVGLLPQLQSAVDR, from the coding sequence ATGCCTTCAGTGGGCTGCAATCCGCAGCGCGAAATCCACCTCAACCTCGGGCCGACCGTCCAGCGACCGTCGGCGGCCGTCATCCTCTTCTTCGTCGACGGCCTCGATCGCGACACGATGGAGCTGCTTCGCACGACCGGGCAGTTGCCCAACATCGACCATCTGTTTGAGGACAGCGGCGTCGAAGTCGAGCACGCCGTCACGTCGATTCCGGCGGTTACGTATGCTAACACGGTGTCACTCTTCACCGGGTGCCTTCCCGGTACGCACGGCATCGTCGGCAACACCTGGTTCGACCCGCGCGAGCTGCGTGCCGTCGATTACATCACGCTGCGCGACTACCTGACCGTGAACCAGGACTTTTCGCGCAAGACGATCTATGAAATGCTCGACGACCGGCTCACCTTCAACGTCCATTGCCCCACGCGCCGCGGCGCCGCCGTTACGCTTGATAATCCCGTGCTCAAAGGCGCCGCCTTCGCCGTGCAGCGCTTCGCCAACGTCGACGAACTCGTCGGCGGCACGATTGAGGAAGTGGGCTGGGTCGCCTGGTACGAAAAGCGCTGGCCCGAACTGCTCGTGCATTACTTCCCCGGCGTCGATGAGATCGGCCACACCTACGGCGCCAGCAGCCACGAATACCGCGAAGCATTGCGAAACATCGATCGACAGGTCGGTCGCGTCGTCCGCGCCGTGCAGCGCGAGAAAGTCGCCGACCGCGTGTATTACATTCTCACGAGCGACCACGGCCACGTACCGGCCGACCCCGACCATGTCATCGACATGACGGCGTTCTTGAGAGATCGCTGCAAGCTTCGCGTCGCCACGACGGCCGACGTGCCTGCGGTCATCACCGCCGCGTCACGGGAGGCGCGCCTCGCTGCGCTGGAGCCGTTCGATGCTTTCCTGGTAGACGCATCGCACCGGCACGGGGTCATCCACCTGCGCGATGACGACGGCTGGGGGAGACGACCCTCGCTGGATCGAATCCAGCACGTGCTCTTTCCCGGTGGCGAGTTCTCCGGGCCGCCGGACTTGTGCCGGATTCGAGGCATCGCGCTGGTGTGCCATGCCGACGGCCCGGACCGTGTGCGCATTTACTCCCGCCGCGAGTCCGCCGTCATCGAGCGACGCCTTCCCGCATCGGACCCCAACCACCCCGAGCGCTCGACGCTCGCCGAGTACCGCATCGCCCCCGACGCCGCCGGCCGCTTGCCTGATCCCCTGCGCTACCGCCGCAACGGTCTGGCCGATTTTCTCGCCGCCGGGTGGCACGGCTCGCGCGAATGGCTCGCCGCGACGGCCGACACCGAGTTCCCTGATTTCGTCCCGCAGATCGTCGAGTATTTTGATTCGCCGCGCGCGGGCGATGTCGTCGTTTTCACTTCGGGCGATTTCGCCTTCACCGGCCACCACGCAGGCAATCACGGTTCGGCCGTCCGGCGCGACATGCGCATTCCGATGTTCTTCGCCGGACCGGGGCTGAAGGGCGATGCGGAGATTCCCTGCGCCCGGATTGTCGATATCGTACCGACGATCCTGCAAATGCTCGGCCGCGACGGCCGGCTGGAAGACCTGCCGCCGATTGACGGCGTCGGCCTGTTGCCGCAGCTTCAAAGCGCTGTGGATCGCTGA
- the resA_2 gene encoding Thiol-disulfide oxidoreductase ResA, producing MAAAAVIVLACSNRLTGEDGPVVSADTSRRIQSLGSAVPDLTGTGWFNVDKPLTWEILRGRPVLVEFWATWCAPCRAHIPNLREAKSLYADKGLVVIGVTREEPIRVRAFLKRLNIDYAVCSGQPLESNSEVQAIPHSVLIDPSGNVAWTGHPEHGLAQALDALMRPLPSMPMFNYVPGKSTAAFPARPSRAAPFDEGELAAELDRVLMRGADLRPSECSRLFEFYWRNLPADDWEGDAAARLSANRALINLNLAIGRQSPAIRKSIGAEVLKRLEGSETEFENRSWLCHAPRFYFERGDQPVISILKQRLKNEQNPLVIAAIEGSLEKLDPAWPAVQPSRVMLANQANSADEKSLKTKLLGRDSEYARFDAYCRAMYRRITGDEVTTSMIRDLSADYHRHDSNSDGDLLIRSQILHVLTDDDDLQSRIQASAELKRTVQDAVWGIVRQPDADASLRAGALAGLRRIGFDHLNRKEMIDFFDSRLSLESDRLVQLNLQWWKLKLTNPGKLN from the coding sequence ATGGCGGCTGCAGCCGTGATCGTACTTGCATGCTCGAATCGGCTTACCGGAGAGGATGGGCCGGTTGTTTCGGCGGATACGTCTCGTCGCATTCAATCGCTCGGCTCAGCCGTTCCCGATTTAACTGGAACCGGCTGGTTCAACGTCGACAAACCGCTGACGTGGGAAATCTTGCGCGGCCGGCCGGTGCTCGTCGAGTTCTGGGCGACGTGGTGCGCGCCGTGCCGCGCGCACATTCCCAATCTCCGCGAAGCAAAGTCACTCTACGCGGACAAAGGGCTGGTCGTTATCGGCGTGACGCGCGAAGAGCCGATCCGCGTTCGCGCATTCCTCAAGAGACTGAATATCGACTACGCGGTTTGTTCCGGCCAGCCACTGGAGAGTAACTCAGAAGTCCAGGCCATTCCCCATTCGGTGCTGATTGATCCATCGGGCAACGTCGCATGGACTGGGCACCCAGAGCACGGTCTGGCCCAGGCTTTGGATGCGTTGATGAGGCCGTTGCCGAGTATGCCCATGTTCAACTATGTGCCGGGTAAATCCACGGCCGCGTTTCCCGCTCGCCCGTCGCGGGCCGCGCCGTTCGATGAAGGAGAACTGGCGGCTGAACTGGACCGAGTCCTGATGCGCGGCGCGGACCTGCGTCCAAGCGAGTGCAGTCGGCTGTTTGAATTCTACTGGCGCAATCTGCCCGCTGACGACTGGGAAGGCGACGCGGCGGCGCGGTTGTCCGCAAATCGCGCGCTAATCAATCTCAATTTGGCCATCGGTCGGCAAAGTCCCGCGATCCGCAAGTCAATCGGCGCGGAGGTCTTGAAACGCCTTGAGGGGAGTGAGACAGAATTCGAAAATCGGTCGTGGCTGTGTCATGCACCCAGATTCTATTTCGAGCGCGGCGACCAACCGGTCATCTCGATACTCAAGCAGCGACTCAAGAATGAGCAAAACCCCCTCGTCATCGCAGCGATCGAGGGGTCGCTTGAAAAGCTGGACCCCGCTTGGCCCGCCGTCCAGCCAAGCCGTGTGATGCTGGCGAATCAGGCGAACAGCGCCGATGAGAAGAGCCTCAAGACGAAACTCCTGGGCCGAGACTCCGAGTATGCTCGCTTTGACGCGTATTGCCGGGCCATGTATCGACGTATCACCGGCGACGAGGTTACGACCAGCATGATTCGCGACTTGAGCGCGGATTACCACCGCCACGATTCGAACAGCGACGGCGATTTGTTGATCCGCAGCCAGATTCTCCACGTCCTGACTGATGACGACGACTTGCAATCCCGAATCCAGGCTTCCGCGGAGCTTAAACGAACCGTGCAGGATGCTGTTTGGGGCATCGTTCGCCAACCCGACGCAGACGCCTCGCTTCGTGCCGGTGCCTTGGCCGGCCTGCGGCGCATCGGCTTCGATCACCTCAACCGCAAGGAAATGATTGACTTTTTCGACAGCCGGTTGAGTCTTGAATCAGATCGACTCGTGCAATTGAATCTTCAATGGTGGAAGTTGAAGCTGACCAATCCGGGAAAGCTCAACTGA
- the blaR1_1 gene encoding Regulatory protein BlaR1, whose protein sequence is MVPLLTFILTHAVFAGPPDATLDLRKVDFAARFGKYEGCFVIKEVGTGEMLFFNEAGCKVRRTPCSTFKIFSSLAALDCGVVSGPDTLLTWDGTPQSRKACEQDHTLATAIRDSVVWYFQVLARKIGPERMQKYLDGCEYGNRDISGGIDKFWLVSSLAISAIEQVRFMERLYQDKLPFKPATMKTVREMIVLKRGEGDQAAASWTFSGKTGTGTQGTDKPMLGWFVGHVASGGRQFVFAANARGEGVMGLDVRDRVFEILGDLGLVSGTMADPPTSAPAVRVGR, encoded by the coding sequence ATGGTTCCGCTTCTGACGTTTATCCTGACGCACGCAGTTTTTGCCGGGCCGCCGGACGCGACACTCGATCTGCGCAAGGTTGATTTCGCGGCGCGGTTCGGGAAGTACGAAGGGTGCTTCGTCATCAAGGAAGTCGGTACGGGCGAGATGCTGTTTTTCAACGAGGCGGGCTGCAAAGTTCGCCGCACGCCCTGCTCAACGTTCAAGATTTTCAGTTCGCTGGCGGCGCTGGACTGCGGCGTCGTCAGCGGGCCCGACACGCTGCTGACCTGGGACGGCACGCCCCAAAGCCGCAAGGCCTGCGAGCAGGATCACACGCTGGCGACGGCGATCCGCGACTCGGTCGTGTGGTATTTCCAGGTGCTGGCGCGAAAGATCGGGCCGGAGCGGATGCAGAAGTATCTTGATGGTTGTGAATATGGCAACCGGGACATCTCCGGGGGGATCGATAAGTTCTGGCTCGTGTCGTCGCTGGCGATCTCTGCGATTGAGCAGGTTCGGTTCATGGAGCGGCTGTATCAGGACAAGCTTCCGTTCAAGCCGGCGACGATGAAGACGGTGCGCGAGATGATCGTGCTGAAGCGCGGGGAGGGCGACCAGGCAGCGGCGTCTTGGACGTTCAGCGGTAAGACCGGCACGGGCACGCAGGGGACGGACAAGCCGATGCTGGGCTGGTTTGTGGGACATGTGGCGAGCGGCGGGCGGCAGTTTGTGTTCGCGGCGAACGCGCGCGGGGAAGGCGTCATGGGGCTGGATGTGCGCGATCGGGTGTTTGAGATTCTGGGGGATCTCGGGCTGGTGAGCGGCACGATGGCTGATCCGCCCACGTCCGCGCCTGCGGTCCGAGTCGGACGTTGA